The Marinomonas profundi DNA segment AATCGCGGCTTGCATTTCTAACATACGCCAGTTGGTACCAAAGCTTTCATGTAGCCATCGAAAACCTGGTGGATGTTCTTTGTGGTAAATGGCATCGTAACTTTTACCATGGTCTTTGTAAGACCACATAAACGACCAAAGATCTTTATCATTAGTCGTGACCATGCCACCTTCGCCACCCGTCGTCATAATTTTATCTTGGCAGAAACTCCAAGCACCAATATGACCAATACTACCAACAGAACGACCTTTGTATTTAGCACCATGAGCCTGCGCACAGTCTTCTATGACAAAGAAACCACGTTCTTTGCTCAACGCCATAATGGCGTCCATTTCAGCAGGCATACCCGCTAAATGCACAACAATGACGGCTTTGGTATCGGGAGTAAGGGCCGCCTTGATACTATCGGCCGTAACAACCTGACTGTTCAAATCCACATCGGCAAAAACAGGGTTTGCCCCAGCCGTCACAATACTAGAAGCAGAGGCCAAAAAAGTACGCGGCGTGGTGATCACATCATCACCCTGCCCAACGCCTACTGCTTTTAACGCCACATCTAAAGCCAAAGTACCATTGCTCAAGGCAACGGCGTAATCAGTACCAACCCAAGCGGCAAATTCTTTTTCAAATTCACGGCACTCAGTACCTGTCCAATAATTCACTTTGTTGGACAAAACAACACGGCTAACGGCATCAGCCTCTTCTTGAGTGAAAGAAGGCCAAGGAGAAAAAGGGGTGTTTAACATCAAAATTCCTGGAGTACTATAACAATTAAACAAGTTACTATGAGTTAAGGAACATACAACTCAGCTGTACCATCAATAACGGTTTTATTTTTAACTTTACAAACAGTATCAAAAAAAACTCTACGCTTTTTAGAGTCAACCGATGTAACCGTTGCTATCGCAGTAACTGTATCATCCAAATATACTGGTCGCTTAAAGTTATACGACTGAGCAACATAAACGCACCCAGGACCAGGTAACTTGGTACCAAATAAAGCTGAGAAAAAACTTCCAGAAATCAATCCATGTGCTATGCGTTTCTTAAACCTTGAGTTTTCAGCATATACGTCATCAACATGTACAGGATTATGATCACCAGATAACCCTGCAAATGTTTTCACATCCGCATCGGTAATAGTCTGCGAATAGGTAACAAACATCCCTTCTTTTATGTCTTCAAAAGGTATCTTGAAATTGACCTCGATAAGCTCCATAGCTAGGTACCTCTTTTAATAGATTTAGCTGGATTTCCAAAAACAACATCACCAGCTTTAACACTTTTTGTAACAATAGCTCCCATTCCGACTACAGCACCTTTACCAATAACAATAGGTTTATCTGGCGTACCTTGTTTGATAATTGCGCCTGTTCCTATGTAAGCAAAGTCTTCTACATGCACATTACCATTGCACTTTACAGATGGCGCGAACGTAACAAAATCTCCGATAATACAATCATGAGCTACGTAGCTATAAATATTAGCTTGAAAGTATTTTCCAATATGGATATTGGAGGTTAAAGTAACAAACGGTGACAATATGGCACCTTCTCCAACCTTTACTTCATCCATAATTTCAACATTTGAGGCTTCAACCTGAAAAACCTCAATCTGCTTTTCCTTTAAACGATTAGCTATTTTTTCTCTTATGGCCGCATCAGCGATAGCAATGGTGACAAACTTATTCATGGAGTGAAGTGACAAGAATTGATCAAAGGTCAAAACATCATATCCATTTAGAATAGAAGCTTTTGGCGCATCATCTATGAAAACTAAATAGTCTGCGTCCTTAGATTTTTTTTTAACTAAAGGCATTACTTCACGCCCAAAACCACTAGCACCAAAAATACCGTAAACGTTACCTTTCACCTTTATCGCTCCCCTCAAATCTAGTCATAGTGACATGTCCATCAGCACTTATACCTTCTCGGACAAATACCTTTTTAACGGTTAGCAGCAGTATTTTAATATCTAACCAAAAGCTTTGGTTATCGACATACCAAACATCTAATTTGAACTTATCTTCCCAGCTGATCGCATTACGGCCATTGACTTGCGCCCAGCCAGTAATACCCGGGCGCACATTGTGACGGCGGGCTTGCTCAGCACTGTAAAGTGGCAAATACTGAACCAACAATGGACGAGGCCCGACTAAACTCATGTCACCTTTTAACACGTTAAACAAGCCAGGCAGTTCATCTAGGCTGGTAGAGCGTAAAAAGGCGCCGAACTTGGTCATCCGTTGTTCATCAGGAAGCAAGTTACCTTGTTTGTCTTTCGCATCCAACATAGAACGGAATTTCATCATTTTAAAGACACGACCATTTAAACCGGGACGATCTTGAGTGAATAAGATAGGAGAACCGAGTTTAAAACGAATCAAGAGTGCCACAATAAATATGAGTGGCGATAACGCTATTAGCGCAAGTAATGCGACAGTGAAATCAAATGTTTTTTTCATATACAAGTCTATAAAATAGTTTAATGAAGTGATCTACTCCAACATCTAACGACATCTCAGTTTGATAAAAAGATTTGGCATTTTTACCTAAGCGGTCTAATTCTGTTGAGTCTAAACTGACCAATTCAGTAACAGCACTAGCCATTGAAAATCCATCGTTTGCTTTGAAGGTTATACCAGCATCCGCTTGCCTAATAATATCAGAGGCATCCCCGTTTACGCCCATCAAAATAGGTTTCCCTGCAGCAAGATATGCTTGGGTTCGTGATGGTATAGTTATACTAAACAATTCATTATCAGTTAAGTGAACAAGTAATGCATCAGCACGCTGCAAATAACTACCTACTTCACTCATACCCACACGCGGTAAGAAAAAAACATTTTCCAAACCACTTTTATGACTTTGATCAATCGCATTTTCTTTTGCAACGCCATCACCAAGCAGTATCAAATTAGCATTGACACCTCTATCTTGGAGTATTTTAGCCGCTTCAATAATAGCGGGTAGGCCTTGCGCAAAGCCCAAGTTACCAGCAAATAAAATATTGAACCCTGGCTTGTCTGGAAAGTTATCAATTTTTTGTATTGGCAAGGACAAGGCTTCTTCATCACACCAGTTGTAGATCACAGAAATCTTTTCATCGGGTACAGAGCGCTGAATCAAGCGCTTACGAAAACCTGATGATAGTACAACAATATGCGCTGCTTTCTTATAAACCAACTGACAGAGCTTACCCACTAACTTTAGCGCTTTGCTATTATTAAGCATACCAGTCGCCGCCAAGGTATCTGGCCACAGGTCTTGGATATCGATTACAAGCGGCACTCTACGAAAAAAGCTGATAATGGCAGCTGACATTGTGGTAGTTAACGGTGGATGATAAGCATAAATAACATCAGGTTTTCGAACCTTGAATAAACCACACATCAAGGAAGACATGGCAAAACTTGCATAGTTAAAGACGCGTTTTATTGCCAAGCCATCATGGCTGGGGTACAAGGGGACACGGTGCACTTTGATACCTTGTATGATTTCTAAGGTATGAAAGCGCATTTTATACCCTTGGTATAACTTTCCACCTGGGTAGTTTGGGAAACCAGTAATCACCTCAACATCATGCCCTTTGGCGGCTAATGCTTTGGCAAACACTAGCCCTTTAAAAGTCGGCTCAGGATCAAACCACTGAGTGACAATCAGTATTTTCAAGCCCCACCACCTGTAAGCATCAAAACATGAGTAATCATTAATATTTCTTCCACACAACTCTGTTTACATAATCAGTATAAGAATGAACGATTCTGACAAGTTTATCTGAGACGTTCGGCATAGAATAATCATGAACCTGACGAATCAAGCGTTCTTTATCACGTGCTTGGGTATCTAAGATAGCCAGCCCTTGCATAATACGTTGTACTCCCAAACCAACCATCATGACAGCTGCTTCTTCCATACCTTCAGGGCGTTCATGAGCTTCTCGCAAATTTAGCGCAGGAAAATTAAGGATAGAGGATTCTTCGTTAATGGTTCCGCTGTCTGACAATGCTACTTTGGCGGACAGTTGCAGCTTATTATAATCTTTAAAACCTAACGGTTTAAGAAGCTGCACCATTGGATGAAAAGTGACCCCCATGGCATCGATACGCTTTTGTGTACGCGGATGAGTAGAAACAATAACTGGCAAATTATAAGTGGTCGCAATAGTATTCAAAGACTCAACCAGATTTAAGAAGTTCTTCTCAGAGTCGATGTTTTCTTCACGGTGGGCACTAATAATGAAAAACTGCCCTTTTTTTAAACCTAAGCGGTTAAGAACATCAGAGTCGTCTATGCCTTGACGGTAATAATTCAGCACTTCAAACATAGGACTACCAGTTTTGATGATCATGTCAGCAGGCAAACCTTCACGTAATAAATAATCACGAGCGATGGTGCTATAGGTTAGGTTAATATCCGCCATGTGATCGACTATGCGACGGTTAATCTCTTCGGGTACACGTTGATCAAAACAACGATTCCCAGCCTCCATATGAAAAGTAGGAATTTTCCGACGTTTCGCAGGTAAAACAGCCATACAGCTGTTGGTATCACCGAGTACTAATAAAGCCTCAGGCTGAACCTCGGCCAACACTTTATCAACAACGATAATGACATTGCCTATAGTTTCAGCACCGGACGCGCCAGCAGCGCCAAGAAAAAAGTCTGGTTTACGTATACCTAAGTCGTTAAAGAAGATTTCATTTAACTCATAATCATAGTTCTGACCAGTATGTACAATAATATGTTCACAATGCTCATCTAACTTCGCCATAACTCGCGACAAGCGAATAATTTCAGGGCGTGTGCCTACAACAGTGACTATTTTTAATTTATTCATTACAGATCTTTCCTTACACCTTGTATGTCACTGTATCGGGGCGCTGACGATCAAAGTTTTCATTGGCCCACAACATCACCACCATTTCATCATCACCGATATTCGTAATATCGTGCGACCAACCAGGCACAGTCTCTACTATCTCAGGCTGATCACCACAGGTGTTTATTTCCACAAATTCATCAGTCACAATATGGCGAAAGCCAAAGCGCGCTTTCCCCTTGATAACAAGAAATTTCTCTGTTTTCACATGGTGATAGTGTCCACCGCGTGTCACACCTGGATGCGCCGTGAAAAATGAGAACTGGCCGGAATCACGTGTTTTCAGCATTTCAACAAAAGACCCTCTGGGATCTTCATGTTTATTAAGCGGGTAATTGAAATCGTTTGGGGATATATAGCTAATATAAGTGGCATACAGCACACGTGTAAAACCATCACCTACCGCTTCAGTGACTAAGGTTTCACGACTATTTTTGAATTTATAAAGCTGTTCAACTAGTTCACCCAACGTCGCTGTGTATATAGGGTCAACGCTAACATACAGTTTATCGGTTGGTTGATTTATCAGCAAATCGATGAAAGAGCTGATTACCGCGCCAATATGAACTAAGCTAAGCTCTGTCGAAGGATCATTCACCTGAATAGGTAAACCATGGCTGATATTATGGCAAAAAGTCGCCACCGCAGAATTGTAATTTGGACGACACCATTTGCCAAAAACATTCGGCAAACGATAAATATAAACCTGATTGCCCGTCTCCATATACAAGTTCATCAAATGCATTTCGGCTTGTAGCTTGCTACGGCCATAAGCATTCGTTCGTTCAGCTTGGATAGATGAGGTAATTACAATAGGAATATTTCGCCCAGACGCCACAATAGCACTGCAAATTTCAGCCGTTAGTTCCGAGTTTCCAATAAAAAATTCGCTTTCTTCATCAGGTCGATTAATACCAGCAAGATGAAAAATGAAGTCGGCTTCAGCAACTAAATGGGATAGTTGACCATGATCTAATTCACGAGTGAACGGAAGAACCTCATGGCCACCCATTTTATTCAGCGTGACAACTAAATTTTTACCGATAAATCCGTTAGCTCCAGTAACCAAAACCTTCATTTTATTCCTCCGCAGCGACCCATTCGCCATCAACAATAGCCTGCATAAAGCTTAACTTAAGAAGCAATGCTTGCATACCTGCCACACCCAAACGCTCAGTGTTGTGGGAATTGTAGTCTTCGGTACGTGAAATCACTTCTTCACCCACCTCAACAAACTTCGCATAATTCAAATCACGTAGATCTGGCGGAACGCGGAAGTAATCGCCCATGTCTTCAGCGCAGGCCATTTCTTCTCGGCTCAATAACGCTTCATACAATTTTTCACCATGGCGTGTACCAATGATATTGATCGGGTGTTCTGGCTTATTAAGTAGTTGAGTTAAAGCTTGGGCCAAAACCTCTACCGTAGCAGCGGGGGCTTTCTGCACGAAAATATCGCCATTGTTACCATGCTCGAAGGCATACAATACTAGATCAACAGCGTCAGCCAATGTCATCATAAAGCGTGTCATGTTTGGATCAGTAATGGTAATAGGCTGTCCAGCACGAATCTGTTCAATAAACAATGGGATCACAGAACCGCGAGAGGCCATAACATTGCCATAACGTGTGCCGCAAATGACGGTCTTGGTATCGTCTACCGTGCGTGACTTGGCAACGATAACCTTTTCCATCATGGCTTTCGAGATGCCCATGGCATTGATCGGATACACTGCTTTATCTGTACTCAGGCAAACAACACGATTAACACCACACTGAATTGCCGCCTCTAGCACGTTTTCTGTGCCTAGAACGTTGGTCTTAACTGCTTCTAAAGGATAAAATTCGCACGAAGGCACTTGTTTAAGCGCAGCGGCATGAAATATATAATCAACACCACGAGTGGCGTTTAATACGGATTGATAATCTCGCACATCGCCAATATAAAACTTTAACTTAGGATGATTGTACTTTTTGCGCATATCATCTTGCTTTTTCTCATCGCGAGAAAAAATACGAATTTCTTTAAGATCAGAATCTAAAAAACCTTTAAGAACAGCGTTACCAAAAGAACCTGTACCGCCTGTGATCATTAATATTTTATTAGAAAACATAATTATTCCTTAACTTGAAGCTAGATATTAATATCATTTACAATGTGCTTTTTATAAGCTCTATTCATTGCAAACATAAATAAAATAAAAAGATAAGCGTTAGGTGAAAAGATCAAACCTTTGAAGTTTAACCAAAAACCAGCAAAAACCCATACAAAGAAGAAAGCTTTATTTCCGAATGCCCTAAAGCAAAGTATAACTATAAAAAATAGAAATAAGGTTGTATAAAAAACTCCACCATAGTTTATTAATATTATCCAACCAGGGTCAACAGTAGAATTTAAACCCGGCAAAAACATATAATTACCATTACCTAAAATAAACTCTAAAAAATCAGCATTTGTAAAAATGAAATGATCCTCAAAAATAATATTTATAGTTCTCATTCCACCACTAGAGAGTTCTTCTTGTAGGCGCTGTGGTAGGTAATCGACATAGTATAAATAAATAAATACTAATATAATGAAAAACCAAAATGATAAAAATAAAAACCTAAAAAAATAGCGAGACTTGAAGCGAGTTAAAAAACCAAGAATCAATGCCACTACAACATTATTGGAATTAAATAACTGAGTAAAAACGATAAAAAAATTAAAAACCTTCACCCTAAATAATGTCAATACTGTAAGCACCATAACGAATGGTGCTGTAAAATTAATCTCTGGCGTATAACCAAAACCTCTCGTATAATAATTCCACTCATAAATGATATTAACGCTATTTGACATACCCATAATGGAATAAATAAGTTCTTTACCACCTGGGTAATAAAAAGTAAAAAACCAAAAAAAAGTCTGTAGTAAAAAAACACTAAGAATTAATTTTTTTAACTTGTCATCATCACCTTTTAAATAGTAACAAACAAAAAACGCAGAGGGAACAACTGACATAATAAAAATAGTCAGGGCCCTAACTGTAAATGAATTAGTTAGTTTATTAGCAAGAGCGCCTGTAGTAATATCAACACAAAACGAGTAAAGAAAAATAAAAGTATAAATAAAGATAAAACTTAAGCCTAATGCATTAATTAAAACCAATCTAAATCGTAAACTAAAAAGGAAAACACACCCTAAAAGACCCAAAAAAAAAGAGAAATAAAATGTTGTAAAAAAAACCGGTATCCGAAAAAAAACAATAAAAAAAAGAATTATAAAAAAAACGACTTTCATGAAAAAACCCAATGAATCACTTTAAAGAAAAAACTGGTATATAACAAAAATTCAAGACTTATCCTCCATAAAATAATCTGCTCTATTCTTTAATAAACTATAATGTTCCTTATGGGAAACCAACAAAAGCTCTTTTTTAAAACTGCTATAACTTCTAAATATCGTCACTATTTTAAGAAAAAAACCAAAAACAAAACGATAAAATGCAATGTTAAAGAAAACATTAAGGAACTTATTTTTTTTTCGAAACAACCATAGTCTATTTTCAAGAACAAACCTAGAAAAAAAATTATCAGACCTTTCTATTAAATAATTATAAACTTTAACTTTGTCGTTAAAAAAACGTCCTTCAGCAGTAATATATGAAGAACCAGATGTCCTTCTATAATAAACAAATACCTTATTACTTAGTGTAAATATAGAATCTGGATTCTTCTCTGCAATTGCAACCTGTAAAGGCCAATCTTCTACTACATCATAATCCTTAAGAAAAGAGATTGTATCTGGATCAGTTAGATTTTTAAAATTGTAAAACATATTTGGCGCATTATTATTGGAAAGAAAGATAAAACGATCAATTAATTTTTTTCCTCTGTATATATGGTGGGAGGAAATCACTTCCAAAGAGGTTTTGATACTTTCGTTGATGAAATTCTCAGTAAGAATTAATGGGATACCACTCGAAAAAGAAACATTATCACTCAACGATGAATGTTCAAATATATTTTCGTAAGAGTAAACATCATCACCTGCTGTAATCTTCAGTCTCGTTGTATCAACATTCTCTAAGATATTTAGAACAGATGCGCATGTTCCAGAATTACTAGAGTTGAATATTTTTTTCACATTATTAAAAATAGAAAAATTCTCATTAAGCCAATAAGAAAGGTATCTGACAGTATTATCTGTAGATGCATCATCATTTACTACCAAGTCTACTTCCCAATCATCCCCATAGCTATCAATCAGATACTTTATACTTTCTAAGTGTTCAACAATGTATTCTTGGTGATTATAACAAAGCACTGCAAATGTAAATCGCTTTCTTGACATCAAAAATATCCTAAAATCTAAACTTGAAATAAAACCAGTTAAATATTGACCAGCTGAAATACATCTAAGCAGAATAAAACATATGCTGCCTAAAACCCTCTAACTGAGAAAAAAATATAATAAAATAGAAATTTTCATGTAATAAAATGACACCACTAAATGAAATCGTTGAGCCTACAGCTATTTTAACAACAAGGACAAGCGTTAAACCATCATTAATTTAAACCTAGTCAAATAACGAATCAAACATTAAAGTATGGCGCTTTCTCACTTCAGAAGACTAAAAATACTTCTTTAAACAATATATGTTCATACTTTTATATTTGTTGTAAAAAAGATACTAAATCCAGCAATTGATTTCGTCTACATAATGATTAGTATTATAATATTTATTGCCCCAAGTTAGAGCTGCTAAGATTATCATGCGTCATTTAATTTTTTATTTTACTATAAATCATACCAAAACTATTCAAAAAAAATTTATCACGCAGCACAAAAAGCATTGCTATATAAATAATCGCGCCTAATGCTATTTTAACAAGCAATGTCAGTAACAAGCTATCGTTAGCTGAAATCAGGCCAATCGCGAAATACATAAGCGCTGCAGCAATGATGTATTTGTACGCTATTTTTAATTGTGCTATTCCACCGAAACCAAAGAGCTTGCCCGGGTAATAAGAATTTATAAAAAATGCAATAAAAGAAGTACAGACCATGGCCCATGCTAACCCCTCAATACCGTAGGGCAATGCTATAAATAAGGCCGCCACAGTCATTGGTAATTTAGAAAGGTCTACTTTCAAAAATAAATCTGAGCGACCTATTGCGTTGAGTATATTTAGGTTAATTGAGCTTATTGGGGTAATTGACCTTGCAAAACATAAGGCGATTAAAACCGGTATAACAGGCAACCAGTCTTCACCTAAAAGTAACCTAACAAATTCATTTGATACCGCTGCAAAGCCAATAAGTAGCGGTACAGAAACCAACATCGTGATGGATATTAACTGTGTGTATACATTAACCAACCGCTCTCTATCATCTTTTATAGAGGTCATAATAGGGTATGTTACACCTTGCAATGTTGAGTTTATAAATTGTGTAGCGTAATTACTAAGATTTGTTGCTTGTGTAAAATAACCTACCTGAGTTGCATTAAAGTAACGCCCGACTAATGCAACATAAAGATTATTAACAAAAGTGGCAACAAAACCTGCAAGCATTAAATTAGAGCCAAATTTAAACAACCTATTAAATGACTCAGCACTAAAAATGAACTTAGGTAACCATTGGCAGTAAAACCATAGCACGATTCCGTTAAAAATAGATTTAGTTATTAGTAACCACACTAATGACCAGTAGCCATAACCAGCCATAGCCAAATAAATCCCTATACATGCACTCAGCAAAGTAGAAATTGTATTGGCTATAGCCTGGCTTTTAAAATCTATATTAATAGTAAGCTTGGCACGAACCACAACAGTTAGAGAGCTTACTAAAATAACTAAAAACAAAACCCTAGATATTTCAACTAACTCTGGCGCATTGTAAAAAGCCGAAATAAATGGGGCACAGAAATATAATAAAAAATACATTACTATACCCCAAAAAATATTAACATAAAATATTGTAGAAGAATCTTCCTCTGTCAAATATTGGCTTCGCTGTATAAGCGCTTGGGCGAAACCATTATTCACCACGCTTTCAGCTAACAAGGTAAAAATAGTTAGCATTCCGATCAAACCAAAACTTTCTGGACCAATGATACGTGCAATAAAAATAGTCACAGCTAAATAACCTAGCTGGTTAATTAACTTATCAGATAAACTCCAAACAACTCCATTTAATGCTTTAGCCCTAAGTGACATATGATTTAAATGACCTATATAGTGAAT contains these protein-coding regions:
- a CDS encoding DegT/DnrJ/EryC1/StrS family aminotransferase: MLNTPFSPWPSFTQEEADAVSRVVLSNKVNYWTGTECREFEKEFAAWVGTDYAVALSNGTLALDVALKAVGVGQGDDVITTPRTFLASASSIVTAGANPVFADVDLNSQVVTADSIKAALTPDTKAVIVVHLAGMPAEMDAIMALSKERGFFVIEDCAQAHGAKYKGRSVGSIGHIGAWSFCQDKIMTTGGEGGMVTTNDKDLWSFMWSYKDHGKSYDAIYHKEHPPGFRWLHESFGTNWRMLEMQAAIGRIQLTRMAEWTAKRQAYGAKIDQAASAFSCVRLVKVPDYIEHAEYKHYMFAVPEHLAEGWSRDRIVEEIVKLGVPCFQGSCSEVYLEKAFDNTPWRPEKRLPNAVQLGDTSIMFLVHPTLTEEEMDKTVQVIQTVFSMASC
- the wecB gene encoding non-hydrolyzing UDP-N-acetylglucosamine 2-epimerase; amino-acid sequence: MNKLKIVTVVGTRPEIIRLSRVMAKLDEHCEHIIVHTGQNYDYELNEIFFNDLGIRKPDFFLGAAGASGAETIGNVIIVVDKVLAEVQPEALLVLGDTNSCMAVLPAKRRKIPTFHMEAGNRCFDQRVPEEINRRIVDHMADINLTYSTIARDYLLREGLPADMIIKTGSPMFEVLNYYRQGIDDSDVLNRLGLKKGQFFIISAHREENIDSEKNFLNLVESLNTIATTYNLPVIVSTHPRTQKRIDAMGVTFHPMVQLLKPLGFKDYNKLQLSAKVALSDSGTINEESSILNFPALNLREAHERPEGMEEAAVMMVGLGVQRIMQGLAILDTQARDKERLIRQVHDYSMPNVSDKLVRIVHSYTDYVNRVVWKKY
- the wbjC gene encoding UDP-2-acetamido-2,6-beta-L-arabino-hexul-4-ose reductase; the encoded protein is MKVLVTGANGFIGKNLVVTLNKMGGHEVLPFTRELDHGQLSHLVAEADFIFHLAGINRPDEESEFFIGNSELTAEICSAIVASGRNIPIVITSSIQAERTNAYGRSKLQAEMHLMNLYMETGNQVYIYRLPNVFGKWCRPNYNSAVATFCHNISHGLPIQVNDPSTELSLVHIGAVISSFIDLLINQPTDKLYVSVDPIYTATLGELVEQLYKFKNSRETLVTEAVGDGFTRVLYATYISYISPNDFNYPLNKHEDPRGSFVEMLKTRDSGQFSFFTAHPGVTRGGHYHHVKTEKFLVIKGKARFGFRHIVTDEFVEINTCGDQPEIVETVPGWSHDITNIGDDEMVVMLWANENFDRQRPDTVTYKV
- a CDS encoding glycosyltransferase family A protein, which translates into the protein MSRKRFTFAVLCYNHQEYIVEHLESIKYLIDSYGDDWEVDLVVNDDASTDNTVRYLSYWLNENFSIFNNVKKIFNSSNSGTCASVLNILENVDTTRLKITAGDDVYSYENIFEHSSLSDNVSFSSGIPLILTENFINESIKTSLEVISSHHIYRGKKLIDRFIFLSNNNAPNMFYNFKNLTDPDTISFLKDYDVVEDWPLQVAIAEKNPDSIFTLSNKVFVYYRRTSGSSYITAEGRFFNDKVKVYNYLIERSDNFFSRFVLENRLWLFRKKNKFLNVFFNIAFYRFVFGFFLKIVTIFRSYSSFKKELLLVSHKEHYSLLKNRADYFMEDKS
- a CDS encoding MaoC family dehydratase, producing MELIEVNFKIPFEDIKEGMFVTYSQTITDADVKTFAGLSGDHNPVHVDDVYAENSRFKKRIAHGLISGSFFSALFGTKLPGPGCVYVAQSYNFKRPVYLDDTVTAIATVTSVDSKKRRVFFDTVCKVKNKTVIDGTAELYVP
- a CDS encoding polysaccharide biosynthesis protein; translation: MFSNKILMITGGTGSFGNAVLKGFLDSDLKEIRIFSRDEKKQDDMRKKYNHPKLKFYIGDVRDYQSVLNATRGVDYIFHAAALKQVPSCEFYPLEAVKTNVLGTENVLEAAIQCGVNRVVCLSTDKAVYPINAMGISKAMMEKVIVAKSRTVDDTKTVICGTRYGNVMASRGSVIPLFIEQIRAGQPITITDPNMTRFMMTLADAVDLVLYAFEHGNNGDIFVQKAPAATVEVLAQALTQLLNKPEHPINIIGTRHGEKLYEALLSREEMACAEDMGDYFRVPPDLRDLNYAKFVEVGEEVISRTEDYNSHNTERLGVAGMQALLLKLSFMQAIVDGEWVAAEE
- a CDS encoding sugar transferase encodes the protein MKKTFDFTVALLALIALSPLIFIVALLIRFKLGSPILFTQDRPGLNGRVFKMMKFRSMLDAKDKQGNLLPDEQRMTKFGAFLRSTSLDELPGLFNVLKGDMSLVGPRPLLVQYLPLYSAEQARRHNVRPGITGWAQVNGRNAISWEDKFKLDVWYVDNQSFWLDIKILLLTVKKVFVREGISADGHVTMTRFEGSDKGER
- a CDS encoding lipopolysaccharide biosynthesis protein, giving the protein MSLRAKALNGVVWSLSDKLINQLGYLAVTIFIARIIGPESFGLIGMLTIFTLLAESVVNNGFAQALIQRSQYLTEEDSSTIFYVNIFWGIVMYFLLYFCAPFISAFYNAPELVEISRVLFLVILVSSLTVVVRAKLTINIDFKSQAIANTISTLLSACIGIYLAMAGYGYWSLVWLLITKSIFNGIVLWFYCQWLPKFIFSAESFNRLFKFGSNLMLAGFVATFVNNLYVALVGRYFNATQVGYFTQATNLSNYATQFINSTLQGVTYPIMTSIKDDRERLVNVYTQLISITMLVSVPLLIGFAAVSNEFVRLLLGEDWLPVIPVLIALCFARSITPISSINLNILNAIGRSDLFLKVDLSKLPMTVAALFIALPYGIEGLAWAMVCTSFIAFFINSYYPGKLFGFGGIAQLKIAYKYIIAAALMYFAIGLISANDSLLLTLLVKIALGAIIYIAMLFVLRDKFFLNSFGMIYSKIKN
- a CDS encoding acetyltransferase — translated: MKGNVYGIFGASGFGREVMPLVKKKSKDADYLVFIDDAPKASILNGYDVLTFDQFLSLHSMNKFVTIAIADAAIREKIANRLKEKQIEVFQVEASNVEIMDEVKVGEGAILSPFVTLTSNIHIGKYFQANIYSYVAHDCIIGDFVTFAPSVKCNGNVHVEDFAYIGTGAIIKQGTPDKPIVIGKGAVVGMGAIVTKSVKAGDVVFGNPAKSIKRGT
- a CDS encoding glycosyltransferase family 4 protein, encoding MKILIVTQWFDPEPTFKGLVFAKALAAKGHDVEVITGFPNYPGGKLYQGYKMRFHTLEIIQGIKVHRVPLYPSHDGLAIKRVFNYASFAMSSLMCGLFKVRKPDVIYAYHPPLTTTMSAAIISFFRRVPLVIDIQDLWPDTLAATGMLNNSKALKLVGKLCQLVYKKAAHIVVLSSGFRKRLIQRSVPDEKISVIYNWCDEEALSLPIQKIDNFPDKPGFNILFAGNLGFAQGLPAIIEAAKILQDRGVNANLILLGDGVAKENAIDQSHKSGLENVFFLPRVGMSEVGSYLQRADALLVHLTDNELFSITIPSRTQAYLAAGKPILMGVNGDASDIIRQADAGITFKANDGFSMASAVTELVSLDSTELDRLGKNAKSFYQTEMSLDVGVDHFIKLFYRLVYEKNI